The Brassica napus cultivar Da-Ae chromosome C7, Da-Ae, whole genome shotgun sequence genome has a segment encoding these proteins:
- the LOC125590346 gene encoding uncharacterized protein LOC125590346 has translation MKLAKLNRELKSLTYSNRSAIKIPGDDTKKSKFNADYYRKVRQNPFRGSLPEHPQDHIETLEELIPDEYDRWKLFSFSLEGEALRWLNCLATGSLTCWEEIRSVFLREFFTDERYWEVRKQISTFRQGPRESFKNAWGRFRGYELECPHHGYSEPQLLNIFYGGVNLSYKTTLDTASDGNFITRNPEGARRLIKNMTTGRSYEKMDEETENFTSPKDNSDLIEIKNSLKSFHSFLQKKHRSDIAQIDDNALSDTDDYLDDGTNCSNLYSVLNVDSFTQAYDTAVKSRTGRERFNIRQALTGNRKTKSEFYGQINMVYGELMEKADTLGELIRKLEGLVAEIATAIKREAGCLPGRTDLNPRRQVSAVMLRSGKNLAADTRNNIDVGKPDDADKTGKSNSQPILHNDLDPNPSQENRKTTAEKAKGKAIDLELEEDTEIEDEIDRQYETDVDRPKTPSIDRQPERPVDRRSTQPEPIIERVYRTLPPFPPKTQTKKSLENAICKKALNKISVEMSLSDAIKITPSIKKYIKDMTSPNYPIAEHSVMMISEEVSAMIKGETPTKRSDPGSFVLDCKIENTRFPRLLCDLGSSVNLMPYSVAVTLGYKEFMPTPITLVLADRSIRVPEGILEDVPIKINDCILPTDFVVLKYIQEPKDPLILGRPFLATAGAIIDVKEGRINLNIGDISMTFDMEKLIKQP, from the exons ATGAAGCTAGCCAAACTGAACAGGGAACTGAAATCCCT gacctattccaataggtccgcTATTAAAATACCAGGAGACGATACCAAGAAATCTAAGTTTAACGCAGATTACTACCGTAAGGTTCGTCAAAACCCATTCCGTGGATCCCTCCCAGAACACCCACAAGATCACATTGAAACTTTGGAAGAATTAATACCAGATGAATATGATCGTTGGAAACTATTCTCATTCTCCCTAGAAGGAGAAGCCCTCAGGTGGTTAAACTGTTTAGCAACAGGATCACTCACTTGTTGGGAAGAGATTAGAAGTGTCTTCCTAAGAGAATTTTTCACTGATGAACGTTACTGGGAAGTAAGAAAGCAAATTTCTACATTTCGCCAAGGTCCACGCGAATCGTTTAAAAACGCCTGGGGAAGATTCAGAGGCTATGAACTTGAATGTCCCCATCACGGTTATTCAGaaccacaacttcttaacatctTTTATGGAGGTGTTAACTTGAGTTATAAAACCACACTCGATACAGCGAGTGATGGAAATTTCATCACTAGGAATCCCGAAGGAGCTAGACGTCTTATCAAGAATATGACAACGGGAAGATCCTATGAAAAGATGGATGAAGAGACAGAAAATTTCACAAGTCCAAAAGACAATTCTGATTTAATAGAAATTAAGAATTCCCTTAAATCCTTTCATtcctttcttcaaaaaaaacaCCGATCTGATATAGCCCAGATCGACGACAACGCTTTGTCTGACACCGATGATTATTTGGATGACGGAACGAACTGTTCCAATCTCTACTCTGTGCTTAATGTCGATAGCtttacccaagcttatgacaCTGCTGTAAAATCACGTACCGGAAGAGAGAGGTTCAATATCAGACAAGCTCTTACTGGCAACCGTAAGACAAAATCGGAGTTTTACGGACAGATAAATATGGTTTACGGAGAATTAATGGAGAAAGCAGATACTTTAGGAGAACTAATCCGAAAATTAGAAGGTCTAGTAGCTGAGATTGCAACTGCCATAAAAAGAGAAGCTGGATGTCTTCCCGGAAGAACTGATTTAAACCCGAGACGTCAAGTCAGTGCCGTAATGCTGCGCAGCGGGAAGAACCTCGCAGCAGATACGAGGAATAACATAGATGTTGGAAAACCTGACGACGCCGACAAGACCGGAAAAAGCAACTCTCAACCTATTCTTCATAACGATCTTGACCCAAATCCATCTCAAGAGAACCGGAAAACCACCGCTGAAAAGGCTAAGGGAAAAGCAATAGACTTAGAACTAGAAGAAGATACGGAGATTGAGgacgaaatcgatcgacagtacgaAACTGATGTCGATCGACCTAAAACAccttccatcgatcgacaacctgaAAGACCCGTCGATCGACGGTCTACTCAACCCGAACCCATAATTGAAAGAGTCTATAGAACTTTACCCCCTTTTCCTCCTAAAACGCAAACTAAGAAATCATTAGAAAACGCGATCTGCAAGAAAGCCTTAAACAAAATTTCTGTTGAGATGTCCCTTAGTGATGCTATAAAGATAACACCTTCGATTAAGAAGTATATAAAGGACATGACATCTCCAAACTACCCAATTGCAGAACATAGCGTGATGATGATTTCAGAAGAAGTAAGTGCTATGATTAAAGGAGAAACTCCAACAAAGAGATCAGATCCTGGTAGTTTCGTCCTAGattgtaaaatagaaaacacGCGCTTTCCTAGATTATTATGTGACCTCGGCTCTAGCGTGAACCTTATGCCTTACTCTGTTGCAGTGACGTTAGGATATAAAGAGTTTATGCCAACTCCGATCACCCTGGTTTTAGCTGATAGATCTATTAGGGTACCCGAAGGAATTCTCGAAGATGTTCCCATAAAGATTAACGATTGCATCTTGCCTACGGATTTTGTTGTGTTGAAATACATACAAGAACCCAAAGACCCCCTCATTCTGGGACGGCCATTCCTAGCTACAGCTGGAGCAATCATTGACGTCAAAGAAGGACGAATTAATTTGAACATAGGGGATATCTCGATGACTTTTGATATGGAAAAACTGATTAAGCAACCCTAA